One part of the Sardina pilchardus chromosome 5, fSarPil1.1, whole genome shotgun sequence genome encodes these proteins:
- the LOC134080366 gene encoding cysteine-rich and transmembrane domain-containing protein 1-like yields the protein MNYDQPPPYVGPGPSAPGYAGPSAPGYPAYPAQGYQGQGYPVPPDGTHPAYPNYPPGPPGAYPAQPGYQGYQGPPQPQYGWQDAPPGAMYGQPPKNTVYVVEQQQQRPADTGPDAGTCLTACWAALCCCCLWDMMT from the exons atgaactACGATCAGCCACCTCCCTACGTGGGCCCTGGCCCATCTGCCCCTGGTTACGCCGGGCCCTCTGCGCCAGGCTACCCTGCATATCCTGCACAAGGGTACCAGGGTCAAGGGTACCCAGTCCCTCCAGATGGGACCCACCCAGCCTACCCTAACTATCCACCCGGGCCCCCGGGAGCGTACCCAGCACAGCCAGGCTACCAGGGATACCAGGGGCCTCCGCAACCCCAGTATGGATGGCAGGATGCCCCACCTGGGGCCATGTACGGGCAGCCCCCGAAAAACACAG tgtatgtggtggagcagcagcagcagcgtccaGCTGACACTGGGCCCGACGCGGGGACCTGCCTGACGGCCTGCTGGGCtgccctctgctgctgctgtctgtggGACATGATGACCTGA